The sequence GGCGTACATCGTCGGCGAGCGTCAACGCGTCAGCAAGATGGCGGCCTTCGGTACGATAGCCGTCGACCGCGTGTTCGACGGGATCGTGCTGCTGCTGTTCCTGCTGATCGCTGGCGCGGTCTCCGGTCTGAGTAATGAGCTGACGACGATCGCTGTGTCGATGAGTGTCCTCTTCGGCGCCTGCCTTGTTGTTTTCGCGGGGCTCGCGCTCTCGGAGGGGTTCGCGCGCTGGAGCGTCGGCATCGCGCTGCGGGTGACTCCCGCCCGTCTGCGGCCGCAGGTCGCGGGGCTTGTGGGCTCGTTCGTCGTCGGTCTGCACTCGCTGCGGAGCCCGCTCGACATGGTGGGCGCGTTCGTCACGTCGCTGATCTCGTGGCTCCTCGAGGCGACGATGTACTTTATGGTCGGGCTGGCGTTCGGACTGGACCTCGGGTTCGAAATCTATCTGCTCGTCACTGCCGGGGCGAACCTGGCGATATCCGTGCTCGCGACGCAGGGCGGCGTCGGCCCCTTCGAGGTCGTCACGCGGGAGACGGTGGTGTATTTCGGCGGCGCCGGCGCGGAGAGCGCTGCTTCCGCGTACGCAGTCGCGCTGCATGCGCTTGTCCTCATACCGGTCATCGCGCTCGGGCTGTACTTCCTGTGGGCGATCAACCTTTCGCTGGGCGAGGCGCTGAAGGGGCGAGCGGCGGCTGTCGAGCAACCGCTCCCGGCGACGGGCGAAGCCGCGGCCGGCCTGGCGGGAGAGGAGATCGGACAGGGATGAACGTTGGCATCATCGGCGGCGGCATCGCCGGCCTCACCGCGGCGTACCGTCTGCAGCAGCTAGGCCATCAGGTCGCCGTGTACGAGGCGCGGCCGTTCCTCGGCGGGCAGGCGGGCACGTTCGAAGTGGGCGGCGAGCGCCTCGAGGTCTTCTACCATCATTTGTTCAGCAGCGACACGCACGTCATTTCCCTGATCGAGGAGATGGGACTGGGCGAGCGGCTGTCCTGGCGCGACTCGAAGGTTGGGTTTTATTACGGCGGCCGGGTGTACGATTTCGTCACGCCGATGGACCTCCTGCGTTTCCGGCCCGTCTCGCTTGTGGACAGGGTCCGTCTCGGCCTGGTCGGGCTGTACCTGCGGCGGCAGAAGGACTGGCGCCGCTACGAGGGGGTCACCGCGCGCGAGTGGATCAGGCGCTGGGCGGGAAAGCGCAACTACGAGGTGGTATGGGGGCCGCTGCTGAAGGGGAAGTTCGGTTCGCGCGCCGATGACGTGGGGATGGTCTGGTTCTGGGGGAAGATCTTCCTCCGCTTTGCCTCGCGCGGCGGCGGGGTCGCGCAGAAGGAGAAGCTGGGGTACCTGATGGGCAGCTTCGGGCTGCTGACCGACGAGCTATCGCGACGGCTCAGGGAGGGGGGCGCGCGCCTCGAGACGGGACGCCCCGTGGAACAGATCGTGGTGCAGGACGGCCGCGCGTCGGGCGTGCGTCTCGCCGGCGGTGAG is a genomic window of Dehalococcoidia bacterium containing:
- a CDS encoding lysylphosphatidylglycerol synthase transmembrane domain-containing protein, encoding MGQFASLLRSPRVWLGFGLSILFIAIFVLRTDFSEIGDAFAEANYWWALASIPVYFAGAWFRAWRWGYLLKPLDKFSTVTLFPIVIIGFMANNLIPARAGEIVRAYIVGERQRVSKMAAFGTIAVDRVFDGIVLLLFLLIAGAVSGLSNELTTIAVSMSVLFGACLVVFAGLALSEGFARWSVGIALRVTPARLRPQVAGLVGSFVVGLHSLRSPLDMVGAFVTSLISWLLEATMYFMVGLAFGLDLGFEIYLLVTAGANLAISVLATQGGVGPFEVVTRETVVYFGGAGAESAASAYAVALHALVLIPVIALGLYFLWAINLSLGEALKGRAAAVEQPLPATGEAAAGLAGEEIGQG
- a CDS encoding NAD(P)/FAD-dependent oxidoreductase; this translates as MNVGIIGGGIAGLTAAYRLQQLGHQVAVYEARPFLGGQAGTFEVGGERLEVFYHHLFSSDTHVISLIEEMGLGERLSWRDSKVGFYYGGRVYDFVTPMDLLRFRPVSLVDRVRLGLVGLYLRRQKDWRRYEGVTAREWIRRWAGKRNYEVVWGPLLKGKFGSRADDVGMVWFWGKIFLRFASRGGGVAQKEKLGYLMGSFGLLTDELSRRLREGGARLETGRPVEQIVVQDGRASGVRLAGGETAPHDAVIATVPNGSFLQMAPFLPQSYAALLRKVQYQWATCLVLALKESLSRIYWMNISDPEIPFVGAIEHTNYIEPSHYGGRRILYLSNYVEESSPVADMSIDEISAHYLPHLTKINPAFSPDWVTERWLFKDPAGQPVITTNYGSSIPDHRTPVPGLYLANTTQIYPEDRGLNYSVRLGENIARLVSDDQRAT